From the genome of Acidobacteriota bacterium, one region includes:
- a CDS encoding RidA family protein, translating into MSTDEKSATEGRYRSASPYENLVGFSRAVRRGNRIVVSGTAPLDSEGETIVGDAYVQATRCLEIIMEAIEALGGTRQDVIRTRMYVIDVEDWEGLGRAHGEFFRDTYPAATMVVVKGLLDPRWRVEIEAEAELNPED; encoded by the coding sequence ATGAGCACGGACGAAAAGTCGGCAACTGAGGGACGGTATCGATCTGCCTCCCCGTACGAGAATCTGGTCGGGTTCTCGCGCGCCGTGCGCAGGGGGAACCGCATTGTCGTTTCAGGCACAGCTCCACTCGATTCCGAGGGGGAGACTATCGTTGGCGACGCTTACGTTCAGGCAACACGTTGCCTGGAGATCATCATGGAGGCCATCGAGGCGCTGGGTGGGACCCGGCAGGACGTCATCCGTACGAGGATGTACGTCATCGATGTAGAGGACTGGGAGGGGCTGGGCCGTGCTCATGGCGAGTTCTTCCGCGACACCTATCCAGCGGCCACGATGGTTGTCGTGAAGGGCCTTCTCGACCCGCGTTGGCGGGTGGAAATCGAGGCAGAAGCTGAACTGAACCCCGAAGATTAG